CCGGTCGCCCTGCCTAGCTGGCGCGAGACGCCAATAGGTCTGCGGCCTGGGTGGCGGCGCGATGGCCGCTGGAGAGAGCGCCGTTGACTGAGGGGATGCCCATGTAGTCGCCGGCTAAGAACAGGTTGTCGATGCGTCCGGCAAGCTGGCCCGGGATCTCGGCCATCTTGGCGAGCATTCCGGGCTTTCCCATGCACAGGGCCTCTTCCCAGCGGTAGACGCGGTAGAACAGGCCCTCTTCGTCGCCGGGAAGAGCGGAGCCGGGCGGGGCGTTTTGGCGAGCGGCGCCCAGCATTTGGCGCTTTACCTCTTCGTGGTCTTGGGGGATGAGCTCTTTGGCCCGGTCGAGGCCGATGAGCAGGTCGAGGATGCTCTTGCCCGGAGGCGCGCATGCGGGCAGAAAGGTGATCCGGATGATTCCCAAGGTTGTGGATGCGCCAAAGCCGGGTCTCTGGGGTGATTCGGATGGTCGGAAAGCTTGACCAATCGGTCATTGAGCCAGGCGTTCTGCCGTTCGTTGGGCTGCTTGGCGGAGTTCCTCTAGGTCTTTGACTAACCGCGACCACTTGGCGCTGGCGATATCCTATGGCCTCGCCCGTATCGGCGCACACAGCGATTTCATACGTGTCGAACAGGCCTTAGCCGAGTAGCTTCCTCTCCAATTCTTCATCTGTCACAGCATCAGACCCAAACGTACCGTCGGCAATCTGTCTCTCCATTTCGGCCTATTGGGCGGCTGTCTCTGCTATCTCTTTGCAATCGGAAGCGCGGACCGACAGGTCGTCGTGGAGGAGTCCGACTATAGGCAGTTTACCCATTTCCTGAGGCAGCGACTTGGCGGTCTCGCCTAGTGCCCAGGGGAGTTTGTCGGCGAGTTCAGCGGCCCGCTCAGCGGTCTCTTTCGGGTTGAGTCCGAGCCGTTCGGCGGTGAGTGTCATGGCCTCGGGAGAGTCGGCACTTTCGATTGTGAAATCGCTTCCGATTCTCATCGCCATGCGGAGCAGATGTGTTGGGGTGGTTTGCCGGTACGGAAGCCAGCTGTTGAGATCGTAGACGGGGGCCAGATGGGCTGTTCCCTGCCCAAGAAGCATCACAGAGTGGTTCTTTGCATGGCCGTCGATACTGGCCACAAGCCATTGGCAAAGCAGCGAGTCCCTGAACCTCCTCAGGTTCGCATCGGCGTTGCTGGGGTCAGCCTGCCGCAGCACGCGGGCGATCTCCTCGGGAGCAGGGCCTCCATCACCCTCGTATTTCCTGTCTGGCCTGTATCCGAGCGCCTGGCAGAAATCCTCCTGGTGGATGCGGGCCGTGCCATCGCCGGTACGGTCGAACCTCTCGACCACCAGCACCTCTGTCCCGCCGAATCGGGCGGGCTTGGTGCGGGCTGCTGCCACCCCCATGCGCCGAACCGTCTCCATGACCAGATGCTCGGTCACGGCCTCGTGGGCGAACGTGTCCTGTCTTGCCAATTTGATGATGTGGGTGGTGGGTATCGGCCCATCTGGCACAACCCAGCCGCCGTCAGGCGTGCGGCGCACCGCCACCTTCGGTTGCGCTCCGGCCAAGCTGAATCCGGAGTCGGCCCTTCCGACGCGAAAGGCCCGATTGCCGGGATCGACGCGTATCCGCTCCAGCCACGCTGCAATCTCATCCTCGGTGGTCGGCTCTGTTTCGCCGGCTTCCGAGAGCAGGTGATCGACCTTCTCGGGCGGACAGAACTGAACTGCTCCAGCGCAGTCCGCTCCCATCGGGGTGCCCAGAATCCGCAAGTAGTCCCCGCCCTGGAGGCCGTGCTCCCTTTTGAGGCTGCGAATCGTGTCGGTGTCGTCGGGCAAGAGCCCTTCAAGCCACCAGCGAAGCTCCGTTCCCTCGGCCCGCAGCCTCGACAGGGGAAACCGGATCGACAGGGGCGGACCCCCTGCCTGAATGTAGGCGGGCGCATACTCGAACGACGGATGACGGTCGGTGAGGTCTAGGGAACCGGCGACCTTCCCGCCGATGAGCACGGAAAGCTCCACCCTAGAACTCCGTCAAAGACCGCAGGTGCGCTTCGAAGTCGAACTCCGGCTCGGCTCGCTTGACCATCACGAGCATGTATCCCGCCTGCCGGAGGGCGTCGATGGCCAGCCCGACCTCGATGCTCGACTTGCCGTTCTCCGCCTCTGACACCCATTTGCGTGACACGCCCATTTCGGCGGCGAACGCAGTCTGGGTCATGTTCTTGTCCTGGCGGGCGAATCTGATGGCGTGCCCCAAATCAGACGGCGTGAACACCGGCACACCGGTTGCGGATGCCTCGTCGGCTGGCATGGGCCAATCCTAGCTGCTCAACCCCTACGTGACACCGAACGCTCACAACGAAATTACGCCTCCGAACGGTAACATAGCAACAGCGACACCGAACGGTAGCAGAGCAGCGACGAACGTGACTTAACGCTAGCCGTTGCGAACACCCATCCAGGCCCCTTTAGCGGTGCTGTTCTGTCAATATGGCGGATGACGCCTCGACGACGACTGGAAGGAGAGACCGGTGGGAAAGGCAACCGAAACTGATTTGCCCGGTGTGGGGGTTCGCTTCGACCTGGAAACGAGCGCGGGCCGTTGCGTCGGTGTGGTCGTCCACCAGACCGGTCGGCGCGATCTGGTGGTCTACGACGAACAGGACGTTGACCGCGCCTGCGAGAGCGTGGTGTTGACCGAGGACGAGGGCCACACCCTCGGCGAGCTGTTGGGGGGCAACCCGGTTCTGGAGCATCTAGACGACGTCGTGCACCGCCTCGAGGATCTCGTGATCTCGTGGGTAACGGTCGACCCGAAGTCGTCCCTCGCCGGGCTCACCCTGGCTGAGGCCGAGCTGAGGGCGCGAACCGGGGCGGGCGTGGTCGCGCTGGTCACCGATTCGGGCTCCATTCCCATCCCAGGCGGAGCTGACCGCCTCGAAGCCGGTGGCACGGCAGTGGTCGTTGGCGTTCCCGCCGCGGTGAAGGCGGCCACCAAGCTGCTGAACGAATCGGGCTAGCCCATGCACACGGGCGGCGATCTGTTTGTGATCGAGCTCGGGGCGGTGGTGTTGGTCTTGGCCATCGTCGCCCGCCTGGCTCGAAGGATCGGCCTGCCTGCGCTTCCGATGTACCTACTGGTGGGGCTGGCCCTGGGCGAGGGCAGTCTCGTCGAGTTGCCGGCGTCGGAGGAGTTCATCGAGGTGGGCGCCGAGATCGGCGTCATCTTGATGCTGCTCATGCTGGGGCTCGAGTTCTCCGCCCACGAGCTGATCGACAACGTTCGGCGGTCGACGCTGGCCGGGACCGTCGACCTGGCCCTCAACTTCCCGCCCGGCTTCGTCGCGGGGCTGCTGCTCGGCTTCGACCCCATCGTTGCCGTCCTGCTCGGCGGCGTGACCTACATCTCCTCGTCGGGCATCGTGGCGAAGCTCGTCGCCGACCTCGACCGCATCGGCAACCACGAGACCTCGGTGATCCTGAGCGTGCTCGTCATCGAAGACCTGGCCATGGTGCTGTATCTGCCCATCGTGTCCGGGGTGCTCTTTGGCGGCTCGGCGCTGAGCACCACCGTCACCGTCATAGTCTCTTTGCTCGTGGTGGTTGGCGTGCTCGGTGCCGCCTACCTGTTCGGCGACCGGCTGAGCGCCATTGCGTTGAGCCAATCCAGCGAAGCGCTGTTGTTGACGCTGCTCGGCGGCACTCTGCTCTTCGCCGGCATCGCCGGGCGCCTCAACCTGTCAACGGCGGTGGGGGCCTTCGTGGTGGGCGTGGCACTGTCGGGCGACATCGTTTCGCATGCCCGCGGGCTGCTGTTGCCACTGCGGAACCTCTTTGCCGCCGTCTTCTTCGTGTTCTTCGGCCTGCAAGTCGATCTTGACCTTGTCCCCGATGTCGCCGTGGCCGCTGTCGTCATCGCCGCCGTGACCGTCGCCACCAAGTTCGCCACTGGCTGGGTCGCCGCGGGAAGAGTCGCCATTGGCAGGCCCGGTCGGGCCCGGGCCGGCGCCGCCCTCATCGCCCACGGAGAGTTCTCTATCGTCATCGCCGAGCTCGGCATTTCCCGCGAGAGCGACCTCGGCGCGCTCGCCGCCACATACGTCATCATCCTCACCCTTGTCGGCGCGGTTCTCTACCAGTACTCCGACTCCATAACCCTCCACACTCCGAGCGAGTCCTACCGGGCCCGGTGGCAGCGAAAATCCCGCCTCGCCGAACGGCTCCGCAAGCGCCGCTGGTCCCCAACTCGCTAGCTCTTCTACCAGAGACGCCCAAGCGGTCTGAAAGCTCTGGCCTCTAGAGGTGGCGCGGGACGTACATGAGGCCGCCGTTGGTCCAGAGGTCGATGGCGCTCCCGTGCCTACACCATGCTGGTGACGTTGCCCCCGCCGATGGCGACGACTCCGGTGGCGTTCAGTCCGCCGATGGCGACGATGCCGATGGAGTTGACCCCTCCCAGGGTGACCAGGCCGATGGCGTTTACCCCGCCGACGGTGACAATTCCCATCGAGTTGACTGCGCCGAATGTCACCAGGCCCATTGCGTTCAACAAGCCCAGTGCCGCGATCCCCAGGGCATTGATGCCCGCCATGGCAGCAAGCCCGATCGCGTTGAAGCGATTGACAGCGACAAAGCCAACCGTGCACTTCTCCATTGTGGTTGCGTCTGACATCTTCGCTCCTTCAACCTGGTCCCACCGTGGGTGCGATACCTGGTTGTACCACAATTGCGTCGCTGTGCGTTGCGATGATCCTGCTAGCCTGACTCATTCCGGGCCGTTAGCTCAGTTGGCTAGAGCACCTGCATGACGCGCAGGGGGTCAGGGGTTCGAGTCCCTTACGGCCCACCGAATGGATGTCGCCCAGTCCAGTGATCGAAGGCGGCTGGGCTGGTTGCTCGCCGGGGTGGGAATGCTCTCGGTTTCCACCGATTCGCTGTGGGTCCGGCTATCGGAGGCAGACGCCGTCGATGTCTCCTTCTGGGTGGCGTGCTGCTCGGTGCCCCTCTACACCTCACTGAGCCACCGGGTGGACGGCTGCTGGCCGCTGGAGGCGTTCCGCCGCCATCCTTGGCAGCAGCTGGTGATCGGGGCTCTCACCGGGGGAAGCCAGCTGTGCTTCGTCATTGCCGTGACCCAGACCCGAGTGGCCAACGTGGTGGCCATTGTGGCCGCGGTACCGCTGATGGCCGCGGTGTGTGCCTGGATATGGCTGAGGGAGCGCATCAGCCGAGCAACGGCCATCGCCATCGCCATCACCATGGCGGGCATCGGAGCGATTGTGTCCAGCTCGGTGGGGGAGCCCACCCTCACCGGCGATCTCTTGGGCGTCTTGGCCATCCTGGGCTTTGCGGTGAGCCTGACGATGTGGCGCCGGTATCCCGACATGAGCCGCCTGGTGGGGCTGTCCATCGGCGGGGTGATGACCGTGGTGGCCCTGGTGTACTGGGCAGCGCCGCTGTCACTCGACTTGCGGGCCTACCTGTCGATCGCCGCCATGGGCCTGTTGTTCAACCCTTTCGGTCGTCTGGCCCTGTCCAACGCCCCTCGCTTCGCCCCAGTAGCCGACGTGGCCCTGTTTGCCCCCATCGAGACCGTGGCCGGAACCATCTGGGCTGCCGCATTCTTCAACGAGCTGCCCCGCCCAGTCGCCGCCGTCGGCGCCGTCATCGTGCTAATCGGCGTCTTCTACGGCACCATCGCCACCACCCGGCCCGGAGCTCAAGCTGTTCCGAGCTAACGGAAGAGTGATTGCATTGCAATCACTCAGCCAAGGTAGGCTCTTGGGGAGCCAGAGAGGGCAAGAAATGGCGAGTATCACCATTCGCAATCTTGACGACGAAGTCAAGATCAGGCTTCGCATACGGGCTGCCAGTCACGGTCGGTCGATGGAAGAGGAGGCCCGGCTCATTTTGCGCGATGCCGTTGAGCAGGACGCGGGTCCTGCCGATCTAGCTGCTGCTATTCGCGAACGCTTCGCCCATCTCGGTGGGGTGGAGTTGGAATTGCCCTCAAGAGAGGCCATGCCAGAGCCGCCTCGATTCGATTGAAGCAGGCACGGTGATTGTTCTCGACACCAATGTTGTCTCTGAATTGATGCGCCGGCTGCCGGATTCGGCTGTTGAAGCATGGGTGGCTAACCGTGCCGCGACCACCTTGTTTCTCTCCGCAGTGAGCGAGGCAGAGTTGCTCTACGGCGTCGCCATCATGCCAGCGGGCCAGCGTCGAGACGCTCTGGAGTCAGAGGTTGAGGCGATGCTGCGTGACGACTTTTCTGGTCGTGTGCTGCCTTTCGACCGTGACGCGGCGCGCGCCTATGCGGAAATTGCTGCTTCCTGCCGGGCCGCAGGACGACCTGTGTCCCAGTCCGACGGTCAAATCGCAGCTATCGCCCGTTCTCGCGGCATGGCGGTGGCAACACGCAATGTCCGGCACTATGAAGGCATGGCTGTCGACCTCGTCGACCCTTGGGCAGCAAGCTGAACAGCCCGTTGGGAGGCTAACTGAGAGGTCTTGACCAGCAGTACGCTCGCGGGTTGTGGCCAAGCTCAACATATTTTATTGTGATGGCCGATCAGCTGGCGCCGCATTTCATCGGTGCCTTGCTGCCGACGGCGGCACCCGAGTCGAGCCGACCAGCCGGTTCTTCGCCGCTATTGCTTCAACCGCAGGGCCAGTAGGTGGGGGACTCCAGGTTCTTCGACCAGGCCGATGGGATAGATGATCATGTCGTCGGCCACCGCGGGCCACCCGTTGGTGGCGCCCTCGGCTTGATGGCGCCACACCACCTTGCCGGTGTGGCGGTCGAGGGCGAGCAGCTCGCCGAAGAAGGCGGAAGTGAACAGCAGATCGTTCACCACGGTCATGCCGCCAAGCACGTCGGCAGAGGGCACCTCCGGGTACTTGGAGATGATCTCCACGTCCCAGACGATGGTGCCGGTGGCGATGTCGATGGCCACCACATTGCTGGGGCGGGTGAACAGCTGGGTGCCCTCGCCGCCGCTGCTCACCTGGTCGGACTCGTAGTAGGAGGGGGCGTTCACCACCGCGGCGTAGAACACCCCTTCGGCAATAGCGACTGGAGTGACCATCCCCCCCTGGGCACCCGGCAAAACCTCGACGGGGGAATTGAAGGCCTCGAGGTTGTCGTTGCGGTGCAGGCCCACTGAGGTACGCCACAGCACCTCGCCGGTGGCCGGATCGTGCCCGAACGCCACCCCGCCCTTGCCCGCCGACACCAGCACGTCGTGGTCGAGGCCGTGGTCCTCTGCTTTGGCCAGGGCCACCAGCACGTGATCCCGGTCGAAGATGTCGTGGGGGAAGGCCTGGAAGCCCCAGCGCAGCTCCCCGGTGTTCACGTCTAACGCCACGGTGCCGCTGGTCCAGCGGTTGTCGCCCGGGCGGCTCGACCCCGCGGGCCAGCTAGGAGCGCCGGGGAACGGATAGGGGTTGCCCACGCCGTAGAACAACGTGCCAGTGTCGGTGTCCAGAGCCGGGGGATACCACGCCCCGCCCCCGCTGTTGACGTCGGGGTTGCCCCAGAGGGTCTCGTCTTCCACGGTGGCAAACGTCCACACCACCTCGCCGGTGGCATGGTCCAAGGCGTAGATGGTGCCCCGAGCCCCGGCGGGGAACCCGCTGGTGGAGGCAAACACCATCCCGTCGTACACGAAGGGCTGCACGTTGAGCTCGCTGCCTCCCGCCGCGATCTCGGTGGCCCAGATCTCCTCGCCGGTCTCGGCGCTATAGGCCGCAATCATCTGACCTCGTTCTCGGTCGCCGATCTTGATGGCGAAGACCTTTCCCCAACCCACTGCCACTCCCGATGGGCCGTACAGGCCGCCTCGGCGCCCGGCGGTCCACAGGTTCTCTCCGGTGCGGCGGTCGATGGCGTGGACCCCGCCGTCGAGACCGGCAACATAGACCCGGTCGCCCAGGATCAGCGGCGTGGTAGCCAGATTGCCCCAGGTGCTTCCGCCGGGGACCTCCGCAGTCCAGGCCACCTCGAAGCGGTCGACGGTGGAGGATTCGATCGGGCTGTTGAACACGGCTCGAGTGGCGGCCGCATCTCTGTTGGGCAGCGGCCAGTCGTCGGCATGCTCGATGACCTCGGGCGGGCTGCCGGATAGGGCGGTCTCAGCGGTGTGCTCAGCAGTCGGCTGGGCCTCGGCGGTGGTCTCGGGCGTGGCCGGTGTGGGCGTGGGCTCAACAGACTCTTCGGGTGCTGGTGCGGGTGGCGTTGATTCTCCTGAATCTTCTGCCGAGGAGCAAGCCCCAAGAACCAACGCAGCGGCCAGAAGAACAGTCACCAGTTGCCGTGACACCCACCAGCCGCAGTCCATGGAACGACTGTACGGGCTGGAGGCGACTGGGGCGGTATTGTGTTGGCACCCCAGCCAAGGAGGAGGCATGGCCCGTATCAAGATCCCCGATGGCCCCGCGGAGGAGCTCCATCGGTTGTGGATGATGTGCCCGGAGCTCACCGCTCCGGCATCGGCGTTCAGCGCGGCGGTGTACAACAAGAGCAAGCTGTCGGTGCGGCTGCGGGAGCTGCTGCGGATGAGGATTGCCCAGATCAACCACTGCGTGGTTTGACTGGACACCCGGGTTGCGTCGTTGGCGCAACATGATCTGAGCGAAGACGACTACCTCCACGTCGGCAATAGAGACGAATACGACGGCTACAGCCAGGCCGAACGGGACGCCCTGGAGTACTGCGAGAAGTACGCCACCGACCACTTGGCCATCGACCAGGCGTTCATGGACCGCATGGTGGAGCACTTCAGCGACGAGCTGATGGTGGACATGACCCTGTCCATCGGCTGCTGGATCGCCTTCGGCCGCATCAATCAGGTGATGGACGTGTCGGTCTCCTGCCCCCTGCGCATGAAGGGCCCCGAGCAAGCGCTTGAGGCAATGGAGGGCAACGGCCAGAGCGAAGACGACATCCTGGCCATGCGCTCCGCCCGATTCGCCTAGCCCGCTAAGGGAGACTGATCAGGAGAATCGGATCTTTTGGACGTCTAGGGCATCTAGCCCCTCTTTGCCGTCCTGTCTGAGCCAATCCTCTTGACCCAACCACATGGGGAGCAGTACCCCTTCGATGTCTGGAGTGAGTCGATCTCCAGCCAAGCACCTAACCAACGCAGGTGGCAGCTCTCCGAGTGCTCGAAGTGACCAAAGACGGGCATTGCCACCGCCTAGGCAAGCATCCAATAGCGAGTCGACACAACTATGGCGCTGTAGAAGTTGAGTAGCAGCAGATGCTCGGATCGGGTCATCTCCTGCCATCCAGCCGACAAGTGTTCGCTGGATACCACTTGTTAGCTCGTCAACGGCCGAGATCGGGTGCAGTGCCACTAGGGGTTCTGCATCGACGATTCTGTCGAGGAGCAATTCCGGCTTTCGCGCTGCACCCTGACCCAATCCCCAGGCGGCAGCAGCTCTCAATTCTGTTGGCAGACTTGAATGAGCTGCTATCTCAGCAAGGGCCTCGGCAGCGGCATCAGATGAGAGCTCAGAGATTGCGAGAACCGCTTCCATCTGCTGATCAGCTTCGGCTTCAGGTTGGTCGATCTGCTCATGATCTGGCCGATCCATGGCGTCGGTTCAAGTCGAGCCAGAGCTACCTGCGCTTCGAGTCGAATCCGCCAGTCCTCAAGGCTGGTTCCGCCTATATCAGAGAGAATGCCGACGAGCTCTCGATGCTCCGTAGCTCCCGCTGCTTTGATCGCCGCATATCGTTCCACGAGGTCTCTTGAGTGCAACGCAGTGACCAGATCCCA
This portion of the bacterium genome encodes:
- a CDS encoding FAD-dependent oxidoreductase, translating into MGIIRITFLPACAPPGKSILDLLIGLDRAKELIPQDHEEVKRQMLGAARQNAPPGSALPGDEEGLFYRVYRWEEALCMGKPGMLAKMAEIPGQLAGRIDNLFLAGDYMGIPSVNGALSSGHRAATQAADLLASRAS
- a CDS encoding HipA domain-containing protein: MELSVLIGGKVAGSLDLTDRHPSFEYAPAYIQAGGPPLSIRFPLSRLRAEGTELRWWLEGLLPDDTDTIRSLKREHGLQGGDYLRILGTPMGADCAGAVQFCPPEKVDHLLSEAGETEPTTEDEIAAWLERIRVDPGNRAFRVGRADSGFSLAGAQPKVAVRRTPDGGWVVPDGPIPTTHIIKLARQDTFAHEAVTEHLVMETVRRMGVAAARTKPARFGGTEVLVVERFDRTGDGTARIHQEDFCQALGYRPDRKYEGDGGPAPEEIARVLRQADPSNADANLRRFRDSLLCQWLVASIDGHAKNHSVMLLGQGTAHLAPVYDLNSWLPYRQTTPTHLLRMAMRIGSDFTIESADSPEAMTLTAERLGLNPKETAERAAELADKLPWALGETAKSLPQEMGKLPIVGLLHDDLSVRASDCKEIAETAAQ
- a CDS encoding helix-turn-helix domain-containing protein; the protein is MPADEASATGVPVFTPSDLGHAIRFARQDKNMTQTAFAAEMGVSRKWVSEAENGKSSIEVGLAIDALRQAGYMLVMVKRAEPEFDFEAHLRSLTEF
- a CDS encoding potassium transporter TrkA translates to MGKATETDLPGVGVRFDLETSAGRCVGVVVHQTGRRDLVVYDEQDVDRACESVVLTEDEGHTLGELLGGNPVLEHLDDVVHRLEDLVISWVTVDPKSSLAGLTLAEAELRARTGAGVVALVTDSGSIPIPGGADRLEAGGTAVVVGVPAAVKAATKLLNESG
- a CDS encoding cation:proton antiporter, whose protein sequence is MHTGGDLFVIELGAVVLVLAIVARLARRIGLPALPMYLLVGLALGEGSLVELPASEEFIEVGAEIGVILMLLMLGLEFSAHELIDNVRRSTLAGTVDLALNFPPGFVAGLLLGFDPIVAVLLGGVTYISSSGIVAKLVADLDRIGNHETSVILSVLVIEDLAMVLYLPIVSGVLFGGSALSTTVTVIVSLLVVVGVLGAAYLFGDRLSAIALSQSSEALLLTLLGGTLLFAGIAGRLNLSTAVGAFVVGVALSGDIVSHARGLLLPLRNLFAAVFFVFFGLQVDLDLVPDVAVAAVVIAAVTVATKFATGWVAAGRVAIGRPGRARAGAALIAHGEFSIVIAELGISRESDLGALAATYVIILTLVGAVLYQYSDSITLHTPSESYRARWQRKSRLAERLRKRRWSPTR
- a CDS encoding DMT family transporter; translated protein: MDVAQSSDRRRLGWLLAGVGMLSVSTDSLWVRLSEADAVDVSFWVACCSVPLYTSLSHRVDGCWPLEAFRRHPWQQLVIGALTGGSQLCFVIAVTQTRVANVVAIVAAVPLMAAVCAWIWLRERISRATAIAIAITMAGIGAIVSSSVGEPTLTGDLLGVLAILGFAVSLTMWRRYPDMSRLVGLSIGGVMTVVALVYWAAPLSLDLRAYLSIAAMGLLFNPFGRLALSNAPRFAPVADVALFAPIETVAGTIWAAAFFNELPRPVAAVGAVIVLIGVFYGTIATTRPGAQAVPS
- a CDS encoding plasmid stabilization protein encodes the protein MASITIRNLDDEVKIRLRIRAASHGRSMEEEARLILRDAVEQDAGPADLAAAIRERFAHLGGVELELPSREAMPEPPRFD
- a CDS encoding type II toxin-antitoxin system VapC family toxin, which encodes MIVLDTNVVSELMRRLPDSAVEAWVANRAATTLFLSAVSEAELLYGVAIMPAGQRRDALESEVEAMLRDDFSGRVLPFDRDAARAYAEIAASCRAAGRPVSQSDGQIAAIARSRGMAVATRNVRHYEGMAVDLVDPWAAS
- a CDS encoding PQQ-binding-like beta-propeller repeat protein, with translation MDCGWWVSRQLVTVLLAAALVLGACSSAEDSGESTPPAPAPEESVEPTPTPATPETTAEAQPTAEHTAETALSGSPPEVIEHADDWPLPNRDAAATRAVFNSPIESSTVDRFEVAWTAEVPGGSTWGNLATTPLILGDRVYVAGLDGGVHAIDRRTGENLWTAGRRGGLYGPSGVAVGWGKVFAIKIGDRERGQMIAAYSAETGEEIWATEIAAGGSELNVQPFVYDGMVFASTSGFPAGARGTIYALDHATGEVVWTFATVEDETLWGNPDVNSGGGAWYPPALDTDTGTLFYGVGNPYPFPGAPSWPAGSSRPGDNRWTSGTVALDVNTGELRWGFQAFPHDIFDRDHVLVALAKAEDHGLDHDVLVSAGKGGVAFGHDPATGEVLWRTSVGLHRNDNLEAFNSPVEVLPGAQGGMVTPVAIAEGVFYAAVVNAPSYYESDQVSSGGEGTQLFTRPSNVVAIDIATGTIVWDVEIISKYPEVPSADVLGGMTVVNDLLFTSAFFGELLALDRHTGKVVWRHQAEGATNGWPAVADDMIIYPIGLVEEPGVPHLLALRLKQ